Proteins encoded within one genomic window of Granulicella pectinivorans:
- a CDS encoding metallophosphoesterase family protein — translation MTPSITRRRFVTLAAAASLAPRAALALAPKPGSFTFLFLTDTHLQPELNAVQGTDMAMKHARTIPADFAIQGGDHIFDALGTPRATAIRNLDLYAKTEQDLGLKVHHTLGNHDCLGVYTASGTPPTDPLYGKKLFADRFGPTWYSFDHKGHHFITLDSIGITDDHHYEARIDDDQLQWLAKDLAAQPQGTPIIVTTHIPLVTAFYSYLPPEPVAAKSTAFINGPAVIKLFEGHNVLGVLQGHTHINERIEWHGIPYITSGAVSGNWWKGIRMGTPEGFTVVEVADNKLTTRYETYGFKSIDPHNT, via the coding sequence GTGACCCCTTCGATAACCCGCCGCCGCTTCGTTACCCTCGCCGCCGCCGCCAGCCTCGCGCCCCGTGCAGCCCTGGCCCTCGCGCCGAAACCCGGCTCCTTCACCTTCCTCTTCCTCACAGACACCCATCTCCAGCCCGAACTCAACGCCGTCCAGGGCACGGACATGGCCATGAAGCACGCCCGCACCATCCCGGCCGACTTTGCCATTCAGGGAGGCGATCACATCTTCGACGCCCTCGGTACCCCCAGGGCCACCGCCATCCGCAACCTCGACCTCTACGCCAAAACCGAGCAGGACCTCGGCCTCAAGGTCCACCACACCCTCGGCAACCACGATTGCCTCGGCGTCTACACCGCCAGCGGCACCCCTCCCACCGACCCCCTCTATGGCAAAAAGCTCTTCGCCGACCGCTTCGGGCCCACCTGGTACTCCTTCGATCACAAAGGCCACCACTTCATCACCCTCGACTCCATCGGCATCACCGACGATCACCACTACGAAGCCCGCATTGACGACGACCAGCTCCAGTGGCTCGCCAAAGACCTCGCCGCCCAACCCCAGGGCACGCCCATCATCGTCACCACCCACATCCCCCTCGTGACGGCCTTCTACAGTTACCTGCCGCCCGAACCGGTCGCCGCCAAAAGCACCGCCTTCATCAACGGTCCCGCCGTCATCAAGCTCTTCGAAGGCCACAATGTCCTCGGCGTCCTGCAGGGCCACACCCACATCAACGAGCGCATCGAGTGGCATGGCATCCCTTACATCACCTCCGGCGCAGTCAGCGGCAACTGGTGGAAGGGCATCCGCATGGGCACACCCGAAGGCTTCACCGTGGTCGAAGTCGCCGACAACAAGCTCACCACCCGCTACGAAACCTACGGATTCAAGAGCATCGACCCCCACAACACCTAA
- a CDS encoding cellulose synthase family protein has translation MQSVCASALVLAPKGLGGYLRSHYLDKTFQGIYKLDWFDLSLLIPYFVVMVILAFYGIHRYQLVWLYYRNKKNASKWNEPVARFGEGQLPFVTIQLPIYNEQFVIDRLIEACCRIDYPRDRFEIQVLDDSTDETVEVARGIVEKYAAGFGDLAPQPIVYLHRTNRYGYKAGALDEGLKVAKGDLIAIFDADFVPPPEWVMQVVHHFAEPGIGMVQTRWTHLNRDYSFLTQVEAILLDGHFVLEHGGRSRAGVFFNFNGTAGMWRRETIGEAGGWQHDTLTEDTDLSYRAQMVGWKFKYLQDVECPAELPIEMTAFKTQQARWAKGLIQTGKKILPRVLKSDAPFHTKLEAWYHLTANLSYPLMIVLSTLLMPAMIIRSYQGWVQMLLIDFPLFMASTMSVSSFYLVSQKELFPKTWWKTFLYLPFLMALGVGLTITNTKAVLEALFGVKSAFARTPKYRVSAKGEKSQAKVYRKRLGIVPWIELAIGCYFTATVWYAISSENYFTVPFLLLFVLGYWYTGLLSLLQGRFERNSGTSVHEKPYPVGI, from the coding sequence GTGCAGTCGGTTTGTGCGAGCGCTTTGGTGCTGGCTCCGAAGGGGCTGGGCGGTTATCTGCGGTCGCACTACCTCGACAAGACGTTTCAGGGGATTTACAAGCTGGACTGGTTCGACCTTTCGCTGCTGATTCCCTACTTCGTGGTGATGGTGATTCTGGCGTTTTACGGTATTCACCGGTATCAACTGGTGTGGCTGTACTACCGGAACAAGAAGAACGCCTCGAAGTGGAATGAGCCTGTGGCACGGTTTGGCGAGGGCCAACTTCCGTTTGTGACGATCCAACTGCCGATTTATAACGAGCAGTTCGTGATCGACCGGCTGATCGAGGCGTGCTGCCGGATCGACTATCCGCGGGACCGGTTCGAGATCCAGGTGCTGGATGACTCGACCGACGAGACCGTGGAGGTGGCGCGCGGGATCGTGGAGAAGTATGCGGCTGGGTTTGGGGATCTGGCGCCGCAGCCGATTGTGTATCTGCACAGGACCAACCGGTATGGGTATAAGGCCGGGGCGCTCGATGAGGGGCTGAAGGTCGCCAAGGGCGATCTGATCGCGATCTTCGATGCGGATTTTGTGCCTCCGCCGGAGTGGGTGATGCAGGTGGTGCATCACTTCGCCGAGCCGGGGATTGGCATGGTGCAGACGCGATGGACGCACCTGAACCGCGACTACAGCTTCCTGACGCAGGTGGAGGCGATCCTGCTGGATGGGCACTTTGTGCTGGAGCACGGCGGGCGGTCGCGCGCTGGGGTTTTCTTCAACTTCAATGGAACCGCGGGCATGTGGCGGCGGGAGACGATCGGCGAGGCGGGCGGATGGCAACATGACACGCTGACCGAGGACACCGACCTGAGCTACCGGGCGCAGATGGTGGGCTGGAAGTTCAAGTATCTGCAGGATGTCGAATGTCCGGCGGAGCTGCCGATCGAGATGACGGCTTTCAAGACGCAGCAGGCGCGCTGGGCAAAGGGCCTGATCCAGACGGGGAAGAAGATTCTGCCGCGGGTACTGAAGAGCGATGCCCCGTTCCATACGAAGCTGGAGGCCTGGTATCACCTGACGGCGAACCTGAGCTATCCGCTGATGATTGTGCTGAGCACGCTGCTGATGCCGGCGATGATCATCCGTAGCTACCAGGGCTGGGTGCAGATGCTGCTGATCGACTTTCCGCTGTTCATGGCGAGCACGATGTCGGTCTCGAGCTTCTACCTGGTGAGCCAGAAGGAGCTCTTCCCGAAGACGTGGTGGAAGACGTTTCTGTATCTGCCGTTCCTGATGGCGCTGGGCGTAGGCCTGACGATTACCAACACGAAGGCGGTGCTGGAGGCGTTGTTCGGGGTGAAGTCGGCGTTTGCGCGAACGCCGAAGTACCGGGTGTCGGCGAAGGGCGAGAAGTCGCAGGCGAAGGTGTACCGGAAGCGGCTGGGGATTGTGCCGTGGATCGAGCTGGCGATCGGATGCTACTTTACGGCGACGGTCTGGTATGCGATCTCGAGCGAGAATTACTTTACCGTGCCGTTCCTGCTGCTGTTCGTGCTGGGGTACTGGTACACGGGACTGCTGAGCCTGCTGCAGGGACGCTTCGAGCGGAACAGCGGGACTTCGGTTCACGAGAAGCCGTATCCTGTTGGAATCTAA
- a CDS encoding ECF-type sigma factor, whose amino-acid sequence MDVPHGGPVVEADFGTQDFDRLFSMVYEELWRIAVSVRRMEAHSTLGATALVHEAWIRLKESPHLASTSPQHFKRIAARVIRQVLVEAARERNALKRGGPAAVRVPLDESLKSFADPTLGVLQIDQFLNQLAEVDRRQAQVAEFKIFSELSNPEVAVELQVSLSSVERDWRVAKAWLKAQLSSNQSTLIAGGR is encoded by the coding sequence GTGGACGTTCCGCATGGGGGACCTGTGGTTGAGGCGGATTTTGGAACGCAAGATTTCGACCGGCTTTTCAGCATGGTCTACGAAGAGCTCTGGCGTATCGCCGTCTCCGTCCGGCGCATGGAGGCCCATTCCACGCTCGGCGCGACGGCGTTGGTGCACGAAGCCTGGATACGTCTCAAGGAATCACCACACCTAGCTTCCACCTCGCCGCAGCACTTCAAGCGCATTGCGGCCCGGGTCATTCGTCAGGTTCTTGTCGAGGCTGCGCGCGAGCGGAACGCACTGAAGCGAGGTGGGCCCGCCGCCGTAAGGGTTCCCCTTGACGAGTCCCTGAAGAGCTTTGCCGATCCCACGCTGGGGGTCCTTCAGATCGATCAATTCCTGAACCAGTTGGCGGAAGTAGACCGACGTCAGGCGCAGGTTGCCGAGTTTAAGATCTTCTCGGAGCTGTCGAATCCCGAAGTTGCTGTCGAGCTACAGGTCAGTCTTAGCAGCGTCGAGAGAGACTGGCGCGTCGCCAAGGCCTGGTTGAAAGCGCAGCTCTCTTCAAATCAATCCACCTTGATCGCAGGAGGCCGGTAA
- a CDS encoding IS30 family transposase has protein sequence MAAYKRLGLDDRVQIQVLTKRGVSRRRDRSGAEDPPFHRRAGTAAQHGGREVLLPLCAGVREKRHRKRRRRPSKMTPSMMAFVEEKLRLGWSPQQIGGDSKTARPSLPQSATNASTGTSWHNKFDGGHLYRHLPQGPPLPAFRRKVRFVPKRSGPIADRVDIDQRPAVVAEKSRVGDWELDTIVGSQRRGVVVSMVGRGSKLVRLALVQESKSVTVAEANQPCLGKTAQKSLPSPWTTLLCGRRRSEPLIWKRVKQGCPMRGIVSPYVATLACVEGTFKLLAAE, from the coding sequence ATGGCAGCGTACAAACGCCTGGGTCTGGACGACCGGGTTCAGATTCAAGTTCTTACGAAGCGGGGCGTTTCCCGACGCCGAGATCGCTCGGGAGCTGAAGATCCACCGTTCCACCGTCGGGCGGGAACGGCGGCGCAACATGGTGGACGGGAGGTACTCTTACCACTTTGCGCAGGAGTGCGCGAGAAACGTCACCGCAAAAGGAGACGACGACCGTCGAAGATGACGCCCTCGATGATGGCCTTCGTCGAAGAGAAGCTGCGTCTCGGCTGGAGCCCGCAGCAGATCGGCGGTGATTCAAAGACCGCCAGACCGAGCTTGCCCCAATCAGCTACGAACGCATCTACGGGCACGTCCTGGCACAACAAGTTCGATGGTGGCCACCTCTATCGCCATCTCCCGCAAGGGCCGCCGTTACCGGCGTTTCGGCGCAAGGTTCGATTCGTACCCAAGAGATCCGGGCCGATCGCGGACCGCGTGGACATCGATCAACGCCCTGCCGTTGTTGCGGAAAAGTCACGCGTCGGAGACTGGGAACTCGATACAATCGTCGGCAGCCAGCGCCGCGGTGTGGTGGTCAGCATGGTCGGACGCGGATCGAAGCTTGTGCGCCTCGCCCTAGTTCAGGAATCTAAATCCGTCACGGTTGCCGAGGCGAATCAACCCTGTCTCGGAAAGACAGCTCAAAAGTCCTTACCCTCACCATGGACAACGTTGCTATGCGGAAGGCGCAGATCTGAACCACTTATCTGGAAACGGGTGAAGCAAGGCTGCCCGATGCGCGGGATCGTTTCACCGTATGTTGCAACTCTAGCTTGCGTCGAAGGCACTTTCAAGCTGCTGGCCGCAGAATGA
- a CDS encoding ABC transporter ATP-binding protein, translated as MSETPIIQIRDLTKTYRAGDVDVHALRGVNLDVAKGEFIAVVGSSGSGKSTLFNVLGGLTPPTSGSVHIGGKDLSHMTNAERTKLRKDTVGFVFQKYNLLPTLTAEDNIKIVKYIGGHATSFDDSFEEVLRLLGIVDRMKHKPRALSGGQQQRVAIARAVANQPAILLADEPTGNLDSQNSAAVLNLLKDLNERLGQTILMITHDPEAAAYAHRRVHMRDGQMTPGAV; from the coding sequence ATGAGTGAGACTCCCATCATTCAGATCAGGGATTTGACGAAGACGTACCGGGCGGGCGATGTGGATGTCCATGCGCTGCGCGGGGTGAACCTGGACGTGGCGAAGGGCGAGTTTATTGCCGTGGTGGGGTCTTCGGGGTCGGGTAAGTCGACGCTGTTCAATGTGCTGGGCGGGCTGACGCCGCCGACGAGCGGGAGCGTTCATATCGGCGGGAAAGACCTGTCGCATATGACGAACGCCGAGCGGACGAAGCTGCGCAAGGATACGGTGGGGTTTGTGTTTCAGAAGTACAACCTGCTGCCCACGCTGACGGCGGAAGACAACATCAAGATTGTGAAGTATATCGGCGGGCATGCGACTTCCTTCGACGATTCCTTTGAAGAGGTGCTTCGGCTGCTGGGGATCGTGGACCGGATGAAACATAAGCCGAGGGCTCTGTCGGGCGGGCAGCAGCAGCGGGTGGCGATTGCGCGGGCGGTGGCGAACCAGCCGGCGATTCTGCTGGCGGATGAGCCTACGGGGAATCTGGATAGCCAGAACTCGGCGGCGGTGCTGAACCTGTTGAAGGATTTGAATGAGCGGCTGGGGCAGACGATTCTGATGATCACGCATGATCCCGAGGCGGCGGCGTATGCGCACCGGCGGGTGCATATGCGGGATGGGCAGATGACGCCCGGAGCGGTCTAG
- a CDS encoding vitamin K epoxide reductase family protein, whose translation MRYVLALLALAGLVVSVLALRVHNMDPGLAPPCAVTEHWDCGAVNHSRFAVFPPRSFDEDEHSGKIHVPVAAIGIAGYSVMLVLSLFGLVKVVRELALVGFLCAGMLTYLEAYVLEKWCIYCVWSQGIITVLLLVAIVAALMDGKSWSRTYQWKGTPSH comes from the coding sequence ATGAGATATGTTCTTGCTTTGCTGGCTCTGGCGGGACTGGTGGTAAGCGTATTGGCGCTGCGGGTACACAACATGGACCCGGGGCTGGCTCCGCCGTGCGCGGTGACCGAGCACTGGGACTGCGGTGCGGTGAACCATAGCCGGTTCGCGGTGTTTCCGCCACGGTCGTTCGACGAGGACGAGCACTCGGGCAAGATTCATGTGCCGGTGGCGGCGATTGGCATTGCGGGGTACTCGGTGATGCTGGTGCTTTCGCTGTTCGGGCTGGTGAAGGTGGTCCGGGAGCTGGCGCTGGTGGGTTTTCTGTGCGCGGGGATGCTGACGTATCTCGAGGCGTATGTGCTGGAGAAGTGGTGCATCTACTGCGTGTGGTCGCAGGGGATTATCACGGTGCTGCTTCTGGTGGCGATTGTGGCGGCGCTGATGGATGGAAAGAGCTGGTCCAGGACGTACCAGTGGAAGGGGACGCCTTCGCACTGA
- a CDS encoding ABC transporter permease, whose translation MLNKLTFANLAHRPVRTLLSVVAIAVEVTMILTLVGVSNGTLHESARRAKGTGADILVRPPGTSALSSLSSAPMNDKLLPVFAAEPHVVIATGTMVQPLELFDTITGLDMEQFSKMSGGFRFLAGGPPVEKTDMIVDEPYAREKHLTVGSTVRLISQDWKISGIFEPGKLARIAVKVDALQEFTANPHRLSQIYLKLDDPKQAQAVVDAMRIKYPGYQIYTVEYFTSLLSVNSIGLLRNFTYVVIGIAMIVGFIVVFMAMYTAVLERTREIGILKAVGSSSGLILSMLVRETLLLAVLGTMLGIVMTYGTQWIMLHVVPNSLVQETVYGWWPITAAVAIAGALIGAIIPGIKAVRQDATEALSYE comes from the coding sequence TTGCTCAATAAACTTACCTTCGCGAATCTTGCTCATCGTCCCGTGCGGACGCTTTTGAGCGTTGTGGCCATTGCGGTTGAAGTGACGATGATTCTTACGCTGGTTGGCGTGAGCAACGGCACGCTGCATGAGTCGGCTCGACGGGCCAAGGGGACCGGTGCGGACATCCTGGTGCGGCCTCCGGGGACTTCGGCGCTCTCGTCGCTGAGCTCGGCGCCCATGAACGACAAGCTGCTGCCGGTGTTTGCCGCGGAGCCGCATGTGGTGATCGCCACCGGGACCATGGTGCAGCCGCTGGAGCTGTTCGACACCATCACGGGGCTGGATATGGAACAGTTCTCGAAGATGAGTGGCGGGTTCCGGTTTCTGGCTGGCGGGCCTCCGGTCGAGAAGACGGACATGATCGTCGATGAGCCGTATGCGCGGGAGAAGCATCTGACTGTGGGCAGCACGGTGCGGCTGATCAGCCAGGATTGGAAGATCTCGGGGATCTTTGAGCCGGGCAAGCTGGCTCGCATCGCGGTGAAGGTGGACGCGTTGCAGGAGTTTACGGCGAATCCGCACCGGTTGAGCCAGATCTACCTGAAGCTGGATGATCCGAAGCAGGCGCAGGCGGTGGTGGACGCGATGCGCATCAAGTATCCGGGGTACCAGATTTATACGGTGGAGTACTTCACTTCCCTGCTTTCGGTGAACAGCATTGGGCTGCTTCGGAACTTTACGTATGTCGTGATTGGGATCGCGATGATCGTGGGTTTCATTGTCGTGTTCATGGCGATGTATACGGCGGTGCTCGAGAGAACGAGGGAGATCGGGATTCTGAAGGCGGTGGGAAGCTCGTCGGGGTTGATCCTGAGCATGCTGGTGCGGGAGACGCTGCTGCTGGCGGTGCTGGGGACGATGCTGGGGATCGTGATGACGTACGGGACGCAGTGGATCATGCTGCATGTGGTGCCGAACAGCCTGGTGCAGGAGACGGTGTACGGATGGTGGCCGATTACGGCGGCTGTCGCGATCGCGGGCGCGCTGATCGGGGCGATCATTCCGGGGATCAAGGCTGTGCGGCAGGATGCTACGGAGGCTCTTTCGTATGAGTGA
- the mqnC gene encoding cyclic dehypoxanthinyl futalosine synthase — MGITRAQALDCFNSDDLIGIGMEADAVRRRLHPEGVVSYIIDRNINYTNFCTEYCTFCAFYRPLKGKLAAEGYILSFETIYEKIRETLEMGGTGVLMQGGIHPDLKIDWFESLFTGIKTRFPSIWLHCLSASEILAIAEYSEISLRDTIMRLRDAGLDSIPGGGAEILDDEVRHKIARLKCKTQDWVDVHRTAHELGMRTTATMMFGVGETFEHRVNHFEVVRRLQEETGGFTAFIPWSFQPNNTALGGRGWDEATSVEYLKTLAISRMYLDNIENVQSSWVTQGLKVLQMGLRFGGNDVGSVMLEENVVRAAGTANCTTEEELRRIIRDAGFKPVQRDTLYRTMFLN, encoded by the coding sequence ATGGGAATTACGCGCGCGCAGGCTTTGGATTGCTTCAACTCAGACGATCTGATCGGGATTGGCATGGAGGCCGACGCGGTGCGGCGGCGGCTGCATCCTGAGGGCGTGGTGAGCTACATCATCGACCGCAACATCAACTACACGAACTTCTGCACGGAGTACTGCACGTTCTGCGCGTTTTACCGCCCGTTGAAGGGCAAGCTGGCCGCGGAGGGGTACATCCTGTCGTTCGAGACGATCTACGAGAAGATCCGCGAGACGCTGGAGATGGGCGGGACGGGCGTGCTGATGCAGGGCGGGATCCATCCGGACCTGAAGATCGACTGGTTCGAGAGCCTGTTTACGGGGATCAAGACGCGGTTTCCTTCGATCTGGCTGCACTGCCTTTCGGCGAGTGAGATTCTGGCGATCGCGGAGTACTCGGAGATCAGCCTGCGGGATACGATCATGCGGCTGCGGGATGCGGGTCTGGACTCGATTCCGGGCGGCGGCGCGGAGATTCTGGATGACGAGGTACGGCACAAGATTGCACGGCTGAAGTGCAAGACGCAGGACTGGGTGGACGTCCACCGGACGGCACATGAGCTGGGCATGCGGACGACGGCGACGATGATGTTTGGCGTCGGCGAGACCTTTGAGCATCGGGTGAACCATTTCGAGGTCGTCCGGCGGCTGCAGGAAGAGACCGGCGGGTTCACGGCGTTTATTCCTTGGAGCTTTCAGCCGAACAACACGGCTCTGGGCGGGCGCGGCTGGGATGAGGCCACTTCGGTGGAGTATCTGAAGACGCTGGCGATCTCGCGGATGTATCTGGACAACATCGAGAATGTGCAGTCGAGCTGGGTGACGCAGGGGCTGAAGGTGCTGCAGATGGGGCTTCGGTTCGGCGGGAACGATGTTGGGTCGGTGATGCTCGAAGAGAACGTGGTGCGGGCGGCCGGGACGGCGAACTGCACGACGGAGGAAGAGTTGCGACGGATTATTCGGGATGCAGGGTTCAAGCCGGTGCAGCGGGATACGCTGTACCGGACGATGTTCCTGAACTAA
- a CDS encoding metallophosphoesterase family protein, translating into MISSISRRRFAALATAAALAPRALALPPKPEPFTFLFFTDAHLQPELNGVLGTDMAFRHARTMGARADFAINGGDHVFDANKVTLARASQLFDLYGKTEQDLGLKVHHTLGNHDIFAIGTDPNTSIASPADSTLFGKRLFEDRFGKTYYSFDHKGHHFIVLDSIQIMPTGIYQGRIDPDQLKWLAADLAAQPHGTPIIVVTHYPIVSAIIQYEAWRPSPDPKLWVALINSEQVWPLFAGYNVIGVLQGHTHVNERVDWHGIPYLTSGAICGNWWKGTRLGTPEGFTVVRVEDGKLTTHYETYGFQSSDPHNT; encoded by the coding sequence ATGATTTCTTCCATCTCCCGCCGCCGCTTCGCCGCCCTGGCCACCGCCGCCGCCCTCGCGCCCCGTGCTCTGGCCCTCCCGCCCAAGCCCGAGCCCTTCACCTTCCTCTTCTTCACCGACGCCCATCTCCAGCCGGAACTCAACGGCGTCCTCGGCACGGACATGGCCTTCCGTCACGCCCGCACCATGGGCGCCCGAGCCGACTTCGCCATCAACGGCGGCGACCACGTCTTCGACGCCAACAAGGTCACCCTCGCCCGCGCCTCGCAGCTCTTCGACCTCTACGGCAAGACCGAGCAGGACCTCGGCCTCAAGGTCCACCACACCCTCGGCAATCACGACATCTTCGCCATCGGCACCGACCCCAACACCAGCATCGCCTCACCCGCCGACAGCACGCTCTTCGGCAAGCGCCTCTTCGAAGACCGCTTCGGCAAGACGTACTACTCTTTCGACCACAAAGGCCACCACTTCATCGTCCTCGACTCCATCCAGATCATGCCCACCGGCATCTACCAGGGCCGCATCGACCCCGACCAGTTGAAGTGGCTAGCCGCCGATCTCGCCGCCCAGCCCCATGGCACGCCCATCATCGTGGTCACCCACTATCCCATCGTCTCGGCCATCATTCAGTACGAGGCCTGGCGCCCCAGCCCCGACCCCAAGCTCTGGGTTGCCCTCATCAACTCCGAACAGGTCTGGCCCCTCTTCGCCGGATACAACGTCATCGGCGTCCTCCAGGGACACACCCACGTCAACGAGCGTGTCGACTGGCACGGCATCCCCTACCTCACCTCCGGAGCCATCTGCGGCAACTGGTGGAAGGGCACCCGCCTCGGCACCCCGGAGGGCTTCACCGTCGTCCGCGTCGAAGACGGCAAACTCACCACCCACTACGAAACCTACGGCTTCCAATCCAGCGATCCCCACAACACCTGA